The DNA window TGGGGGCTGAATTCGTGGCGATGCTGCTGGTGATCGTCTATGTGGGCGCGGTGGCTGTGCTCTTTCTCTTTGTCGTCATGATGCTCGATGTTGATTTCGCCGAGCTCAAAGCGGAGATGGCAAAATACATGCCGCTGGCGCTGCTCATCGGTCTGGTCATCCTGATGCAGTTTGTGATGGCCTTCGGTGCCTGGGAGAGCAATGCAGCCGCCGATGGTCTGCGCGCGCAGCTGACACCTGTGGACCGGCACAATACCGAAGCGCTGGGGCTCATCATCTATGACCAGTATTTCCTGCTCTTTCAGCTTTCCGGTCTGATCCTGCTGGTGGCGATGATCGGTGCGATCGTTCTGACCCTGCGCCATCGCGGCGATGTGAAACGCCAGGACGTGGTTGCCCAGATGATGCGCGACCCGGCCAAGGCGATGGAGCTGAAAGACGTGAAACCGGGGCAGGGGCTGTGATGCCTGAAGGAGAGGGAATCTGATATGTCCAGAACTACAATAATCGTTCTGATCGTCGTACTGATTGTGGCCTTTGGCGGTTTCAGCTTTCTGGGCTGAACACGCTGATCTGAGAAATATAAGCGCCGTAACGGGCGCAGGACTGAAAAGAACCGAGGGACCGGATGATCGGACTTGAACATTACCTCACAGTGGCGGCAACGCTCTTTGTCATCGGAATCTT is part of the Roseobacter ponti genome and encodes:
- a CDS encoding NADH-quinone oxidoreductase subunit J, whose translation is MTVFAFYLFAISVIAGGLFTVISRNPVHSVLWLILAFLSSAGLFVLLGAEFVAMLLVIVYVGAVAVLFLFVVMMLDVDFAELKAEMAKYMPLALLIGLVILMQFVMAFGAWESNAAADGLRAQLTPVDRHNTEALGLIIYDQYFLLFQLSGLILLVAMIGAIVLTLRHRGDVKRQDVVAQMMRDPAKAMELKDVKPGQGL